The Hemicordylus capensis ecotype Gifberg chromosome 5, rHemCap1.1.pri, whole genome shotgun sequence nucleotide sequence actcccctgcaactgctactcagaggcatcctgccttagaggctggaggtggcctgtagccctccttCTGATAAAGCAGCTTCCATGTCTGCCTGCCTGGTTTAGCTTCAGCCAAGCACAACCCTCCTTATACCTCACTGACTGACACCATCAATTTGTTATGTTTTTAACTGCTTAAACAAAATATAGATATCTGCATGTTGTGTTCTGGATCTAAGGTGGCCACAAAATTACTGAATGAaatcataaaaacaaacaaaaatatcatCAAGCAGCTGTGGAGGAAGAGCTGCCTATCCCACCGCTTTCCACCGCGTGTGGAGGATCACCCCTCTGGGGTACCACCAGACACGGATGAGCTCCATGACAATTTACCAGTTTAACAGCTACCTCCAAGCAGACCTTGGTGCTCCAGGCCGGgtctaccacaacagcctttcaagTTCTGTTGCAAAACAAACTTGGGTAGAGTGGTCATGCCTATAGGTgaggggtggagaaaacagaagcccCCACTGGCTGCTGTGGGTGTCTCCAGTCCAGTGGCAAGAGCAGGCACGGCAGGGGAGCTCCGATaatgatcggggggggggggccacagGGCAAGGTGACCCTTCAGGGACCCAGGTCCCAAACGGTGTAGGGGCTTAAAACCCTAGTGCCTCCAACGGAGTCCAGGCTGGGGTAAGATGCTTCTGATGCCCCGCCTGTGAGCTGTTCCCTGCCCCTGGGATGTGGGGCCAGGTTTTTGACtcatgggttcccagatgttccaGGGCTTGCGGCTCCTTCCACGGTTGgttccctgcctgctgcctgccagacCATCCTGCCCCTTGCTTGCCCATCGTGTGCAGGAACTAAGCTCGAGAAAGCCCGTCCAgtcaggagcccccccccgcttctTCTCCCAAAGGAGAAAACTCTTCCTCCGCTCTCCAGGCCGCGCCCGCCTCGCTATTCTTCAaagagctgctgctactgctactgctgggccgaggcagcagctgcaggcgcctccagccccggccggcagCAGAGGCAGGGCGCTTGCCAGTTGCCAGGAGGCGTGTCCCGCCAGCGAGCAGCCTGCAGCTCCGGTGTGGCCAGaactaaggggtatactcgtgagtcaaatgggacAGAGCTGACACCCTGCGGACCAGGcgcacctcctcctccccctttcccGCAGCCCCGAGGCGGCATCAGCCTCTGCTTGCCTCAAACAAGCGGATGCAGCGCAACCCACCAGAAGCCCGCAGCAAGAggaccccctgctgctgctgctgctgctgcagcacccaGGATGGAAGCCCTGCAGGGCTGGCCTTAGAGAGTCCTGGCGGGGTGGGGCAATCAGCCCCTGCGGACCCCTCCCAGTTAGTTCTAAGGGGGGTCCAAGGAGCGCGCCCGGGGCTTGCCATGCCGAAGGACAGCCCCGGACGgagggccgccccccccccgccgctttgcTGTCTGCAGGGAAGAGAGGAGCGGCCGCCCCGCCCTCTGGACTCCTCCGGGGGCGCAGCAGGGGGCTTGCTGCTCTCTCGCCGCGCTGCCTGCAAGCTGGCCCTTCTACACAGCTCTGCCTGACGAATGGCCGACCTGCGGGCGTCCCTGGCTCGTTAGGGCACATGCGGCGTTGGCGGCGGAACCCGAGGAGAAGTtgaagccgccgccgcctcctgatGCATGCCGCGAGGGCGATGGGAGGAGGGCGACAGCACGAGCCTGCGCAGGCCCAgcgcggactacaactcccagcgggCACGGCGCCCTCCCCGGCACGCAGCCGCCCAATCCCGCGGGACGGGCAGCCCCGGGGCATGGCGGGAGCTGTAGTTGCTGTGGCGACAAGTCCCGCCCCAACCCGGAAGTGGGTGAGGCGACTCCAAGATGGCGTCTCCTCCTCAGGGGGGCCCGATGGCGATCGCGATGCGGCTCCGGAACCAGCTCCAGGCCGTGTACAAGATGGACCCGCTCCGCAACGAGGTGAGCCCTCCGGAGGGCTTGACCTGCTCGGCCGAGTGGAAAGGCGGCCGCGGCTCGGCGGGGAGCGGGGCGCATGCGCACTCGGGGGAGGCGAGGGGAGGGGCGGGCGCGCACTCCGCCTTGGCTGCCTGgccgtgtggggggggggcctctctcCAGGCCCGGGAGGCTGTGCCCCCCTTGCCGGCTGGCCCTCTGCCCCCCGCGCCGAGGCCACCCAGGAAGGAAAGCGCGACAGCCCCGCTGGGCAGGCGCCCCGCGCCCCTCATAGCAGCCCCCTCGGGGCGGGGCCCTTCGCCCTGACTTCCAGCTGCCCCGAAGAACCTGGCTGCCTCCGCAAAGggcccccctgctggcctcaccCGCCCTCCGGCGTCCTTTGAGAGTGTCGGCAGGCGCGTGGACCGAGGGGAACCGGTGGACGCAGGATACCTGGACTTcccaaaagtttttttttaagcatgttacatcccgctcttcctccaaggagcccagagcggtgtactccatacttgagtttctctttcacaacaaccctgtgaagtaggttagaggctgagagagaagtgactggcccagagtcacccagcacatctcatggctgaagggggatttgaactcagatctccccggtcctagtccagcactctaaccgctacaccacgctggcttttgacaaagttccccaccaaatgcTCTTCTTGTAAACCTGGCTGTCCTGGGATAAGGGAAAGGGTTCATGTgaggatcagtaactggttgaaggctgcaaagcagagagtaggaataaatggacagttttcccaatggagttaggtaggaagtggggtcccccagggatcggtactgggaccagtgctcttttaacttgttcataaacgatctagaagttggggtgaccagcaaagtggccaaattggcagatgacaccaaactgtttagggtgaggagctccaaaaagatctctctaaactgggggagtgggtgacaaaatggcaaatgcagttcagtgttagcccatgtaaagtgatgcatattggggcaaacaacCCCAGCTTCACAAATACACtgacgggatctgagctgtcagtgacggaccaggagaaggatctttaggtcctggtggacagctccttgaaagtgtggactcaatgtgcggcagctgtgaaaaaggccagttccatgcttgggatcactaggaaggggactgaaaataaaacagctaatattataatgcccttatacaaaactatggtgtggccacacctggaatacggcatacaattctggtcactacatctaaaaaaggacattgtagaactggaaaaggtgcagaagagggcaaccaagatgatcaggggcctagagcacctttctcatgtggcaagactacaacacctggggctttttagtttagaaaaaagacgactgacaggaggtctataaaatcatgcatggtgcagagaaagttgatagattttctccctctcgcataacactagaaccaggggtcatcccactaAACTGTTTGCCAagaaatttttcacacaacatacaatcaacctatggaattccctgccacaagatatgaCGGCCAAcaggctggatggctttaagaggggtttagataaattcatggatatCTAaacaatggctactaatctgagggctataagccacgtccagcctcagaggcaagatgcctctaaatcccagttgcagggtaggggtcagtgttccctctaacaggggttctcagatgttgttgactacaactcccagaatccccagctgcaatgacttttgcttggaggttatgggagttgtagccaacaacatctgggaatcccttgtGGAGGGAACCCTGGTAGCTGTGTGCGCAAAATCAGCTTGCCTTGGTTTAGGtccgaactggactcaaaccgaacagGGCATGTTTGGTATTGTCACCCCAGATGAAGGACCCGGCTCAGATTTGAGCTGGATCAGGGGTTCTAGAGTTTGTGGAAAAAATGTGATTTGGCCACCCAACAGTCCCATAGTGAGGacattaacagaaacattaaCACCATCAGCGAATGACTAACCGCATAATCCAGGAATCGGGATCATGAAAATCCTGCAAGCAGTGACTACTagatagtgctcatgtgtgaaacGTGACTCTTCCTGGCTAACAGcccttctctttctagaaaacgaAATTACATCATGCCCAGTTTGGCTCACTAGTTAAATCAAGAAGCAGAGGAGAAGCCATCAAAGTTGGAACCTATACCTAgttcataggaacgtaggaagctgccatatactgattcagacccttggtccatctagctcagtattgtctacccagactggcagcggcttctccaaggttgcaggcaggaatctctctcagcccgatcttggagatgctgccagggaggggacttggaaccttctgctcttcctagagcagccgcatcctctgaggggaatctcttccagtgctcacacttctagtctcccattcaaatgcaaccagggtggaccctgcttagctaaggggacaagtcatgcttgagacCACAAGTCAGCTCTCTTCCATCAGAgagtttaagttgaaagtggtgGAAACATGCCCAGCCCTCCGGCTGCCAGTTCCTCCTGCACAGTCCTTGCGTCGTGTCTCTTGTTCGGGCAGTGGGGTGTTGGCAACCCTGGGAGGAGCATCTCCAGGAGCTGGAAAGGGCTGCCTGCTGGGAATCCTTGTGCTTGGCTTCTTCTCCGGGTGCCCATGGATTGCCTGCAGCCCCAGTGAAGGggtcatggggtggggtggggcacctCGCCCGGTTTCCTGAGCAGAAAGAGAACCACTTAGCCAAGGGCCAGGTGTCCTTGGGCTTCATGGGAGAGGCATGGCAGCTCAGGGCTCCAGAGGGCACAAGCCagtctctcaccccccccccacaccccatggcTGCTCTCTGGGGAGGGGAACGGCTGGCCGGATGGGCCCTGCTTCAGGTGAGCTGAAGGGCAAGAATTGAAGCTGCGGCACAAGAGGCAGCCCCacgaggggtgggaggggggagatcaCTGGCTGGGCATGGGGCAGGCTCCGCGGGGGGCGCAGGGCTGAGAgcaagaaggctggtgctgcagggCAGGAGGCCGGAGAGCAGAGCGcgagctccgggggggggggcactggggtgagcGAGTGAGTCTGTCCGTCTCCGCCCGCAGGAGGAAGTGAAAGTGAAGATGAAGGAGCTGAACGAGCACATTGTCTGCTTCCTCTGCGCGGGCTACTTCATCGATGCCACCACCATCACGGAATGCCTGCACACCTGTGAGTGGGGCCAGGGCGGCCGCGGGCTTGGCCACGGGCTGGGGGCCAGTGGTGGGCCAGATCCCTCTGCAGGCAGACGCGTGTCCGCACGGCTCAGCGGCTCAGCCCTGGCGAGAGGCACagcggggagggagggctggtCCTGCCGGGCAGCAGCACGGGGGGGACTGTCtgccctggcaggcagcagctctgcGGGAGGTGAGGCCGGGCTCTTCCACGGGCAGAGCAGGGGACATCCCAGGCCTGGGAGGATTGCCTGGGAGGAGCCCCGCCCCCCGCGGTGTGGCCAGGGCTGGGATCGGCTGCCCCAGGAGCAGCTTCTCGGCCTGCTGCTCAGTGCTGGCTCCCGAGCCGTGGGGCCCGAGAGCGGCCCCTGCCCAGCCCCTGCCGGGGGGGGCGCTCAGCCCGGGCTCCTGCCTCCCCGCAGTTTGCAAGAGCTGCATCGTGAAGTACCTCCAGACCAGCAAGTACTGCCCGATGTGCAGCACCAAGATCCACGAGACGCAGCCCCTGCTCAACCTCAAGCTCGACCGGGTCATGCAGGACATCGTCTACAAGCTGGTGCCTGGCCTGCAGGAGAGTAAGTGTGCTGGGCAGGTGCAGCCCAGAGGGGTGGCCCCCAGCTGGGGGCCGGGGAGGGCAGTGCTCCGAGCAAGGCCCATGAGTGGCAGCCAGAGCGGCCCCTTGGGAGGGGCACAGGCGGCCCTGCTTTCCTCTGGGTGCCCAGCATCTCCCAGCCACCTCCGGGCTCTGCGGGGAAGGGACCTGCCTAGCAAGCcacaggttgctggttcgaatccccgctggtctgtttcccagtcAAAGGGGAAcgcctctgtcgggcagcagagCTCTGGGAAgccgctgaaaggcatcatcatcatctcacacggtgcgggaggaggccatggccaacccctccttcctccctaccagaaggaaaccacagggctctggagcTGCCAGGAGTTGAGATCGACTTTCCCTTTCCCCGGTGTCTGCTAGACTGCCCCTGAATGCAGAGGTTCCACGCTTTGGCACAGGGGCAGTGCTAGGCCCGTCCTCCTCCGTGGGTCTGTGTCATCTCCGAGGGGCAGAGCAGCGGAGACACTCGTGTGCTGGTGCTCTCGCCCCCTGACggcgctctctctccctctgctgccccccccccaccaacgcCCTGCAGGCGAGGAGAAGAGGATCCGGGAGTTCTACCAGTCCCGCGGCCTGGAGCGCATCAGCCAGCCCAGCAACCAAGGTCCcgtcttctcttcctctccctgccgCAGGGCTGCGGCTTCCTGGATGGACaggagggggctcaggagggcaGGGAGGTCTCCCTTTGACGGTCCTCTGTCTCTCCCCAGATCCTGCCTCTGACCGTGTGGGGCTGCCCTACACCACCTTCGACCACTCGCGGGCGCACTACTACCGCTTTGATGAGCACGTCTCGCTGTATCTGGAGAAGCAGAGGTCAGTCTGGCAGAGCCTCCCGGGGCCGCCGGCCGcacgacccccaccccaccctccgctgggccacgccccctgcacctcCCACCGTGGgggtcccccccctccccccgctgccggAGGCTTGGCTGGGCGGCCTGGCTTCCACCTGGGGACCTCTAAGCAGTCCCTGcggttgcggggcgggggggggagcgggtgCCCCTCCTTGGCTTTGCCGCCTGCAGACTCCCAGGGAGAGCCTGGCTCTGGCAGAGGGAGTCTTTGGCGCTGCTGGGGGCCCGCGGCTTGGCTCGCTGGCTGGTCTGCTGCTCAGCCTTTCACTTGTGTGCCTGGAGGTTCCCTCCAGGCCTGCAAGCCCACCCTCTGGCCCACTGGCCCTGAAAGAAACTGGAGGGGAGAGTGGGCAGccgggggggttgggggggcttGGGGATCCTTCTGCCACCAGCCAAAGAAGGGGCCCGGTCGCCAGCGGGCCACATGCCTCTGCTGCTCCCCTGGCGGCCTGCAGGGGGCTCTCCTCTCTCTGCTCCAGCCGCAGGGCCTTCGTGGGGCGCAGGGGGGCAGCCTGCCATCGCTGGTGCTTCTTAGCGTCTGGGGAATCTCTGCCCCGGTAGCTGCCTcccactgagtcaggcccttggtccagctcCTTGCGTTTTGTcggccctgactggcagcatctctccaggatcTCGGGCAGGGCAGGCTGTTTCCCAGCTAGACGTGCTGCCAGGGACTCAGCCTTGTTCTGCGGGCAAAGCGAGGCTCCCCCCCAGAGCCACGGCCCCTCCCTTGCATGAAGCCAGCATccaaggaggctgctgctgctgctgccgctgccgctgccgctctGGGCTGAGTCGAGCAGCCGCTCCCCACAGGCAGCAGCGCTGGGCCTCTTGGAAATGGGGACCTCCGCCAGTGGGGATCTCCCTTCACCCAGCTTgctcttcggggggggggagtcgtgCTGCACTtgcggggtggggctggggggtgtTCTCTGcgtggcctttcccagcccttggGACACCCTCCAGGCCTGGAGGACActccgcctcccctcccctcccctcccctccggggCGGAGGCACCACAgagccaacgggttcaaagaacctgggcctccgccaatcaggggccacggcTCAAGGCCccggcacgccccccccccccccggcgcgcGTCTGGCGCCCGACacctggggtggggtgagcggggccaggcacaggccactggcggtcaggctctgcgCCTGCCCGCCCTGCCCCTCTTCTCTCAGTCGCTCTCACTCTCACTGCAGCTCCGGGAAAGAGAAGAACAAGCACATCTTGCAGGTAAACGGGGCTGGCgaaggttgcgggggggggggggagtccagccAGGCAAtgtggggatcgggggggggggtgaagggcCCGTCAGACGCCTGCCCTGACCTCCCCCGCCCTCTcggccctcccccgcccccccgcctgcCAACTCGGCCCTGCGCCCGGGGCttcctctggggtggggggagagcctcTGGGCTGGATTctgagggctgggctgggctgcccttcctctcccccgccccccgcttggCAGTGGGTTGGGCTTGGCTTGGTtcctgaggggaggagagctgcggggggggggggctgctcggCCTgtccccatgcccccccccgctcactcCTTTTCCTCCCCAGCACAAATACATTCGCTGCTCCGTCCGGGCCCAGATCCGCCACCTTCGCCGGGTCCTGTGCTGCCGGTTGGAGCTTGCCCTGCAACACGTGAgtaagcccccctccccctgctggcagccttGGGTGGGGATTCCAAGCTGGCAGGGCTGAGAAGAGGGTGGCCACGGGGGACGTGCACAAACCGTCCGGCCGATGctttggtggcgggggggggttgactttaaggggaCGGGTGAGGGTGCTCTTCTTCCCcaaccaccgcccccccccccggccaacacTTTGGATTTAAGCCTAATCCTCCCGGCCCCTTAAAGCTCAAACCCCACTTTCCTCCGACCCGGTCCGGAAAAGGATCGCCGAACTgctccaggcacatccctagcggaGCGTCTGCACAGCCAAGGGCCGCAGCCCCGGCTCaggcagatgcaggggagcagccCTCCCAGGGGCCAGGCCGCCTTTGAAAGGAGAAGCCGGAGCACCAGCAAGTGGCCGTGTGGGGCCGCCTCGGCTCACGCAGGGAGAGATGGCAGggcaaggagggggtggggggggtccctGTCTGCTTCTGCCGCTCCGTGTGCAGTGCCCAAAGCGGGGACTCCCCATGGCTGGGGAAGGAAGGTCCCGGGCTCCTCCTGAAGCTGATGCCAAAGCGGGGGCAGCGAGATGCcgaggcccccccccgcccaccgtggggagcactggggtccccggcagccagccagcccggTCCTGGGCTGGCCTGTGGCACAAGCCTCTCCCAGAAGGACGCTGCCACCGCCACAAGGGGCTCCACTGGGGCAGGGAGTCCCAAGAGCCCCTCGTGGAAGCCGCCCCCAGAGGCTTGACTGCCCAGGAAGTCCGGAGCGGGGCGGAGTTCCCGCCAGAGGCTGCTCCTTTCAGCACAGTCGGGCCAGCCGGCAGCGCAGTGTGgggagctgcctcctaccgagtctgacccttggtccctctagctcaggactgtctacactgactggcagcagctctccagggctgcaggccagagtctttcccagccctgcctggagatgtcgcTGCCAAGGATGGCGCCGGGGCCATGCCGAGCCCTGAGCTCCAGCCGCAGTTCCTCAGGGGACCGTCTTGCAGCACCCTCCTGTAGCCTCCCATCCACATGTGGACCAAGGTgggcccagcttagcaaagggaccaATCCTGCTGACTgccgccagaccagctctcctccctccgcAGTCTAGTGATTCAgtgtaaatgggggggggggctgagcacAAAGCAGGGGCCCCACTGGAGGAGTCTCCCCAGAGCAGGACCTAGTGCTGGCCCCACACTCCCCCCCCTTCCGCGGGAGGGGCAGCACCCTCTAGCAGcctctgttgttgctgttgtccgGTGCGAGATCATCCCGAAGGCGGGGAAACCGAGAAGTCCCAGGTGGTCCCGGCGTGGGGGCGGCTGCAGCCACGTGCCAGGAGCCCAGGGCCCAAGGGCTGCGTGGGGGCCAGTCTGCACGAGGCGCTGGGCTTTCTGGCCGTGGCTGCCTTCCGGGGTGTCTGGGCGGGGGGCAGGCCTCTCCCGGCCAAGGGCTGACAGGATGACTCGGTGGGTGCCTCCTGGTTCGTCAGGCGGCTTTCCCACTGGTCTGGCTTCTGGCCCCACGAGGCCGCTGCTCAGTCCAGGCGGAGACCCCTCGGCGGAGGCCAGCTTCCTCCTTGGGGCTGAGTGCCTGTCTCTGCCGGGGAGGGGGCGCGGGGGCGACCGGCTGCTGCTCACGGGGGCTCCCCCTCCTGTCCAGGTCCACATCCTGTTCAACGGCGAGGTGCTCCCTGATCACATGACCCTGAAGCAGCTCTGGCTCTCCCGCTGGTTTGGCAAGGTAAGGGGGCTGGGTGCCTGCCGGGGGGGGgcctcctccccgcccacccgcccgcctcCGGCAGAGCCCAGCTGCTCACGGGCCTCTCTTTGCTTCCAGCCggcccctctgctgctgcactaCAGCGTGAAGGAGAAGCGGAGGTAGGGGCCAGAGCCGAGAGGAGACCCTCCACTGGACAAGAGCCCCCCCCCaacgccgccgcccccccccctcagatTCTTAATTTAAGCCTCCCTTTGCTTCAATAGGAATTTATTTTTGGAATAAAAATGGAAACTGGCTGCCTCTCGTAGCTCTTCTGTCTGAGGACCAGGCCCTCCGGGGAGCAGCCGGGCTTCATCCTCGGGAGTGGCGGGTTGTGCgaggaggcccagctgcctctgcttcccggagcTCTGcctgctcctttctctcccaccctccccactgcctgcggGCTGGCTGTTGTGTGGGGCGGGAAAGagaccggggggcgggggggcgccaggGGGCAGAGGGACAAGCTGCTCCTAGCCAGGCGGCTACAGGGTGCAGTTTTCCAGGCTTGCCAGCAGGTGgcagacacacaccccttttggaAGCTGGGGCTGGCTGGGTGGGAGCAATCCCTGCTGGGAGGGGCCGGTCCTCCatcccccctcgccccccccccgcagagtgATTTAATGCACCGCCAGTTCAGGCGCCTTTAGCAAGCGGCAGCTGGGGAGATTAATCTCCGtcagccctccccccccacccccctgtcaGGCTTCCAAGGAGGAGTGATGAGCAAAGAATGATTCTAGGCAcagcccccccccttctccctcctccaggGATGATGCCGTCAGGAGCCCCCTGCTGAGCGGGTGGGGCTAGTCCCCTGGCAGAGGCGCTTGGCCAGTTCGGAGTGGCTGTTGTGGCCAGTGGGACTTCTGGATTCTCCTCCAGGCCCTGGTGATGGCTGGGAGGGGCCCTCGATGGGGAAGGACTCTGCAGGCTGCCCCTTCTGGCCTCTGGCATGCCTGCCCGCTCAACAGGTGCCGCGTGCTCACATGCCGCAGCCTGCAAGGGGGCCAGAGCCATAAggaccgccctgctggatcacgacCGCGGCCTAGAGTCCAGcctcctgattcacacagtggcctctggggagcccaccggCCAGAGgcgagggcacgccctctctgcGGCTgttcttgctcccctgcagctgggactcAGACTGAGGCATCGTGcccctgaggctgcaggtggtggCCTattagccactagactagtagccatggatagatctgtcctccacgaatgtgtctaagccccttttaaagccatccaagttaatggtcatcaccacttcccatggcacagaattccatcgGGCAATTGTGCACGTTGTGGAAAAGTCCTCCTTTGTCGGCCCTAAAATTCTCAGCcctgtttcatggggtgacccctggttctagtgggggggggtgagagagggagaaatttctctccatccactctctACTCAATGCAGAATGTtatgcacctctatctccccgtagtcatctctttaaacaaacaaacaacccctgGATGCTGGatctttgcctcataaggaaggtgcttttggcccatgaccatcttggttgccctcttctgtacctttgcTAGGTGTACAGTGTCcgccttaagatacggtgaccagaatggtacacaatactccaaatgtggccgcaccatagatctgtataagggcattataacactagcatttaaattttcagtccccttcccaatgatccctagcatggaattcgctTTTTTCACACAcagagtagacactttcaatgagctgtccaaaacaatcccaagatttctctcctggtcagtcacttggTAGCTTGGCACCCAtcagcatatacaggtgaaactcggaaaattagaatatcatgcaaaagtccattaattttagtaatgcaaattaaaaggtgaaactgatatatgagacagatgcattacatgcaaagcgagataagtcaagctttaatttgttataattgtgatgatcatggcgtacagctcatgaaaaccccaaatccacaatctcagaaaattagaatattacatggaaccaagaagacaaggattgaagaatagaacaatatcggacctctgaaaagtatacagtgtactgtgcttgattggccagcaaacccgcctgacctgaccccatagagaatctatggggcattgccaagagaaggatgagagacatgagaccaaacaatgcagaattgctgaaggccgctaatgaagcatcctggtcttccataatacctcatcagtgccacaggctgagagcatccatgccacgctgcactgaggcagtaattgctacaaaaggggcccaaaccaagtactgaatacatatgcatgcttatacttttcaaaaGTTCCTATATTGCTCTATTCTtcaatctttgtcttcttggttccatgtaatattctaattttctgagattgtggatttggggttttcatgagctgtacgccatgatcatca carries:
- the PCGF1 gene encoding polycomb group RING finger protein 1, coding for MASPPQGGPMAIAMRLRNQLQAVYKMDPLRNEEEVKVKMKELNEHIVCFLCAGYFIDATTITECLHTFCKSCIVKYLQTSKYCPMCSTKIHETQPLLNLKLDRVMQDIVYKLVPGLQESEEKRIREFYQSRGLERISQPSNQDPASDRVGLPYTTFDHSRAHYYRFDEHVSLYLEKQSSGKEKNKHILQHKYIRCSVRAQIRHLRRVLCCRLELALQHVHILFNGEVLPDHMTLKQLWLSRWFGKPAPLLLHYSVKEKRR